The Arachis hypogaea cultivar Tifrunner chromosome 16, arahy.Tifrunner.gnm2.J5K5, whole genome shotgun sequence genome contains a region encoding:
- the LOC112755214 gene encoding uncharacterized protein isoform X1 produces the protein MEEEEQPVLWQSESQHESIVSVTLARSITTVLDSRAKNLNHAISGFSSHSRNPPSISPHSLHHSLHFIHKYAADAAHHRHRYSLHQLLLPVIHHSLKWKDSRHGGQAMILLSWLFQDELIFEPIAEALAGIVAVKKDDRYLLLGWCVLVRGLIEYENSVHQSMLGGIRGRYGDLVKILSTCLKDLAGIASKGSTLQDGFELPSRLGVSAGDCLLAVSGALTKLAEVQGKKSKLNARGKDWATTSVHSPSVDEVKLDAKSLLMTKTEGEYTLWHHLDVLICLVQKLLAWSKRSRFLHAKGLEQVVKWLKEIKDHYGSFQDEADSDALKTGDLVLSSCWKHYSMLLHLEDHKFSKHYKELLDQYLSGIQYYMDNHADVKDGGLETRKFFLNCLCLLLGRLDSKRFESTVMEFGMNISRILVPQLTCTDEDVIVGVVSIFKAIILNPNHLQEAAESGQANIVMPFLLHLLDERDGTARAVVMLIAEYCSMSKDNKCLTEVLKRLGSGNISQRRNALDVISEVIHISSETQKSFPYLSWQDIAHKLLERLGDAEVFIREQASKLLPVIDPSLYFAALVDLFYSQNENESSAREAIIGVLKHHNRKVEMIFLLLDHLSKVNQTPDHQEYTGDKGSKLDTDRVLKLVPEWSKSVQDWSFLIGPLVGKMFENPSNATIVKLLSYISEDLANVADLVLHHVMLHVRKQKEIDESFLSRWECRTYSNEEFEEMQRSLFEHLCPLLIIKMLPIKTFNDLNSSIMYGQLDHNIKQDSGCMAAEAGYDCVAALLLNRAFGDFEFEDVRKLSAELSGRIHPQVLYPVLCSKLEDAVENKNVTKIKACLFSICTSLVVRGLESLSHPSIVAIRRMVEKVLLWPCLNTDSVSKAQHGCIDCLALMICAEVQAKRSTRDSMPNRIRVGKKGSSVITYVMNQFLDENMEAASTPELGCGNPGFIAPVPLSFRLCMGNVLISACQKISEHCKEYFAAQVLPSVLHSLEFETKSEIRAACIQVLFSSVYHLRSAVLPYASDLLKVSLQSLRRESEKERVAGAKLLASLMASEDLILESISSGLLEARFVLSSISSSDPSPQLQQLCRQLLSFIISP, from the exons ATGGAAGAAGAAGAGCAACCCGTGCTATGGCAATCGGAGTCCCAACACGAATCAATTGTTTCCGTAACCCTAGCACGATCCATCACCACCGTCCTCGATTCTCGCGCCAAGAACCTCAACCATGCTATCTCTGGTTTCTCCTCACACTCGCGCAACCCTCCTTCAATCTCCCCTCACTCACTGCACCACTCTCTTCACTTCATTCACAAGTACGCCGCCGACGCCGCACACCACCGTCACCGCTATTCACTCCACCAACTCCTCCTCCCCGTCATCCACCAT TCATTGAAGTGGAAGGATTCCAGGCATGGTGGGCAGGCTATGATTTTGTTGAGCTGGCTCTTCCAGGATGAGCTTATCTTCGAGCCCATTGCGGAAGCACTTGCAGGCATTGTTGCCGTGAAGAAGGACGATCGGTACTTGTTGCTTGGTTGGTGTGTGCTCGTTCGTGGCCTCATTGAGTATGAGAATTCTGTTCACCAATCTATGTTGGGTG GAATAAGGGGTAGGTATGGTGATCTAGTGAAGATACTCTCCACCTGCCTAAAGGATTTGGCAGGCATTGCGAGTAAAGGAAG CACTTTGCAGGATGGTTTTGAGTTGCCATCTCGCCTTGGAGTATCTGCTGGTGATTGTCTTTTAGCCGTCTCTGGAGCTTTAACAAAACTGGCCGAGGTTCAAGGTAAGAAGTCAAAATTAAATGCAAGGGGAAAAGATTGGGCAACTACTTCTGTGCATTCTCCATCTGTTGATGAGGTTAAACTGGATGCAAAATCGTTGTTAATGACAAAGACTGAAGGGGAATATACTCTGTGGCATCATTTAGATGTGCTTatctgtttggtgcaaaaactaCTTGCT TGGAGCAAAAGAAGCCGTTTTTtacatgccaaaggtttggagcAAGTTGTTAAATGGCTGAAAGAGATAAAAGACCACTATGGTTCTTTTCAAGACGAGGCAG ACTCCGATGCTCTCAAGACTGGGGATTTAGTACTCTCTTCTTGCTGGAAGCATTACAGCATGTTATTGCACTTGGAAGATCATAAGTTTTCAAAGCATTACAAGGAACTGCTGGACCAGTACCTGTCTGGAATTCAG TACTATATGGACAACCATGCTGATGTTAAGGATGGTGGGCTGGAGACCAGAaaattctttttgaattgtttatGCCTCCTGCTGGGACGTCTAGACAGCAAGAGATTTGAAAGCACAGTGATGGAATTTGGGATGAATATTTCTCGCATTCTGGTGCCCCAG CTTACTTGCACTGATGAAGATGTGATAGTTGGAGTTGTTTCAATATTCAAGGCTATCATTTTGAATCCAAATCACTTACAGGAAGCTGCAGAGAGTGGGCAGGCTAATATTGTGATGCCTTTTTTGCTCCACCTTCTTGACGAGCGTGATGGTACAGCCAGAGCTGTTGTGATGCTGATAGCAGAGTACTGCTCAAT GAGCAAAGATAATAAGTGCCTTACAGAAGTTCTAAAGCGTCTTGGTTCTGGGAACATTTCACAGAGAAGAAATGCCCTGGATGTTATATCAGAAGTCATTCATATATCATCAGAGACACAAAAATCATTTCCTTATTTGTCTTG GCAAGACATAGCCCACAAATTGCTAGAACGGCTTGGGGATGCAGAAGTTTTTATTAGAGAACAGGCATCTAAATTACTCCCAGTGATAG ACCCTTCATTGTACTTTGCTGCATTGGTTGACCTTTTTTATTCCCAAAATGAGAATGAATCATCTGCTCGTGAGGCTATCATTGGTGTCCTCAAACATCACAACCGGAAAGTAGAAATGATATTCTTGCTGCTTGACCATCTTAG CAAAGTCAACCAAACCCCTGATCATCAAGAGTACACTGGAGATAAAG GATCAAAGTTGGACACTGACCGAGTACTCAAACTGGTTCCAGAGTGGTCTAAAAGT GTTCAAGACTGGAGCTTCTTAATTGGACCACTGGTTGGCAAGATGTTTGAAAATCCATCAAATGCAACCATTGTGAAACTCTTGAGTTATATAAGTGAAGACCTGGCAAATGTTGCTGATCTAGTCTTGCATCATGTTATGTTGCATGTTAGAAAACAGAAGGA gattgatgaaagTTTCTTATCAAGATGGGAGTGTAGAACATATTCCAATGAGGAGTTTGAGGAAATGCAACGATCTCTGTTTGAGCATTTGTGCCCACTGCTCATAATTAAGATGCTTCCTATTAAGACTTTCAATGACCTCAATTCATCAATTATGTATGGACAACTCGATCACAATATAAAGCAAG ATTCAGGCTGCATGGCCGCTGAGGCTGGTTATGACTGTGTTGCTGCGCTCCTTCTAAACAG GGCATTTggtgattttgaatttgaagatgTGCGGAAACTTTCGGCGGAGCTTAGTGGGCGCATTCATCCACAA GTTTTATACCCAGTTCTTTGCTCCAAACTAGAGGATGCTGTTGAAAATAAGAATGTAACAAAGATAAAGGCCTGCTTATTTTCAATATGCACATCTCTTgtg GTCAGAGGCTTGGAGTCTCTTTCTCATCCTTCAATAGTTGCAATTAGAAGGATGGTTGAAAAGGTGCTGTTATGGCCTTGTCTAAATACTGATTCAG TTTCAAAAGCACAACATGGATGCATTGATTGTCTTGCACTGATGATATGTGCTGAAGTACAGGCTAAGAGATCAACCAGAGACTCTATGCCAAACAGAATTAGGGTTGGCAAAAAAG GGAGTTCTGTTATAACCTATGTTATGAATCAATTCCTCGATGAAAATATGGAAGCTGCTTCAACTCCTGAGTTAGGATGTGGAAACCCCGGGTTTATAGCTCCCGTTCCTCTGTCCTTTCGTCTGTGCATGGGCAATGTTCTTATCAGTGCTTGCCAGAAGATATCAGAACATTGCAAGGAGTATTTTGCGGCACAAGTTCTGCCTTCCGTCCTTCATTCTCTTGAG TTTGAAACAAAGTCAGAGATTAGAGCAGCATGCATTCAGGTCCTATTTTCTTCTGTCTATCATCTAAGATCTGCAGTTCTTCCTTATGCGTCTGACCTCCTCAAAGTCTCACTACAATCCCTGAGAAGGGAATCAGAGAAG GAAAGGGTGGCAGGTGCAAAGCTATTAGCGTCTCTTATGGCCAGCGAAGATTTGATTTTGGAAAGCATTTCAAGTGGACTATTAGAAGCAAGATTTGTTCTCTCGTCAATTTCTTCATCAGATCCTTCACCTCAGTTACAACAGTTGTGCCGCCAGTTGCTATCATTCATTATTTCTCCATGA
- the LOC112755214 gene encoding uncharacterized protein isoform X2, which yields MTKTEGEYTLWHHLDVLICLVQKLLAWSKRSRFLHAKGLEQVVKWLKEIKDHYGSFQDEADSDALKTGDLVLSSCWKHYSMLLHLEDHKFSKHYKELLDQYLSGIQYYMDNHADVKDGGLETRKFFLNCLCLLLGRLDSKRFESTVMEFGMNISRILVPQLTCTDEDVIVGVVSIFKAIILNPNHLQEAAESGQANIVMPFLLHLLDERDGTARAVVMLIAEYCSMSKDNKCLTEVLKRLGSGNISQRRNALDVISEVIHISSETQKSFPYLSWQDIAHKLLERLGDAEVFIREQASKLLPVIDPSLYFAALVDLFYSQNENESSAREAIIGVLKHHNRKVEMIFLLLDHLSKVNQTPDHQEYTGDKGSKLDTDRVLKLVPEWSKSVQDWSFLIGPLVGKMFENPSNATIVKLLSYISEDLANVADLVLHHVMLHVRKQKEIDESFLSRWECRTYSNEEFEEMQRSLFEHLCPLLIIKMLPIKTFNDLNSSIMYGQLDHNIKQDSGCMAAEAGYDCVAALLLNRAFGDFEFEDVRKLSAELSGRIHPQVLYPVLCSKLEDAVENKNVTKIKACLFSICTSLVVRGLESLSHPSIVAIRRMVEKVLLWPCLNTDSVSKAQHGCIDCLALMICAEVQAKRSTRDSMPNRIRVGKKGSSVITYVMNQFLDENMEAASTPELGCGNPGFIAPVPLSFRLCMGNVLISACQKISEHCKEYFAAQVLPSVLHSLEFETKSEIRAACIQVLFSSVYHLRSAVLPYASDLLKVSLQSLRRESEKERVAGAKLLASLMASEDLILESISSGLLEARFVLSSISSSDPSPQLQQLCRQLLSFIISP from the exons ATGACAAAGACTGAAGGGGAATATACTCTGTGGCATCATTTAGATGTGCTTatctgtttggtgcaaaaactaCTTGCT TGGAGCAAAAGAAGCCGTTTTTtacatgccaaaggtttggagcAAGTTGTTAAATGGCTGAAAGAGATAAAAGACCACTATGGTTCTTTTCAAGACGAGGCAG ACTCCGATGCTCTCAAGACTGGGGATTTAGTACTCTCTTCTTGCTGGAAGCATTACAGCATGTTATTGCACTTGGAAGATCATAAGTTTTCAAAGCATTACAAGGAACTGCTGGACCAGTACCTGTCTGGAATTCAG TACTATATGGACAACCATGCTGATGTTAAGGATGGTGGGCTGGAGACCAGAaaattctttttgaattgtttatGCCTCCTGCTGGGACGTCTAGACAGCAAGAGATTTGAAAGCACAGTGATGGAATTTGGGATGAATATTTCTCGCATTCTGGTGCCCCAG CTTACTTGCACTGATGAAGATGTGATAGTTGGAGTTGTTTCAATATTCAAGGCTATCATTTTGAATCCAAATCACTTACAGGAAGCTGCAGAGAGTGGGCAGGCTAATATTGTGATGCCTTTTTTGCTCCACCTTCTTGACGAGCGTGATGGTACAGCCAGAGCTGTTGTGATGCTGATAGCAGAGTACTGCTCAAT GAGCAAAGATAATAAGTGCCTTACAGAAGTTCTAAAGCGTCTTGGTTCTGGGAACATTTCACAGAGAAGAAATGCCCTGGATGTTATATCAGAAGTCATTCATATATCATCAGAGACACAAAAATCATTTCCTTATTTGTCTTG GCAAGACATAGCCCACAAATTGCTAGAACGGCTTGGGGATGCAGAAGTTTTTATTAGAGAACAGGCATCTAAATTACTCCCAGTGATAG ACCCTTCATTGTACTTTGCTGCATTGGTTGACCTTTTTTATTCCCAAAATGAGAATGAATCATCTGCTCGTGAGGCTATCATTGGTGTCCTCAAACATCACAACCGGAAAGTAGAAATGATATTCTTGCTGCTTGACCATCTTAG CAAAGTCAACCAAACCCCTGATCATCAAGAGTACACTGGAGATAAAG GATCAAAGTTGGACACTGACCGAGTACTCAAACTGGTTCCAGAGTGGTCTAAAAGT GTTCAAGACTGGAGCTTCTTAATTGGACCACTGGTTGGCAAGATGTTTGAAAATCCATCAAATGCAACCATTGTGAAACTCTTGAGTTATATAAGTGAAGACCTGGCAAATGTTGCTGATCTAGTCTTGCATCATGTTATGTTGCATGTTAGAAAACAGAAGGA gattgatgaaagTTTCTTATCAAGATGGGAGTGTAGAACATATTCCAATGAGGAGTTTGAGGAAATGCAACGATCTCTGTTTGAGCATTTGTGCCCACTGCTCATAATTAAGATGCTTCCTATTAAGACTTTCAATGACCTCAATTCATCAATTATGTATGGACAACTCGATCACAATATAAAGCAAG ATTCAGGCTGCATGGCCGCTGAGGCTGGTTATGACTGTGTTGCTGCGCTCCTTCTAAACAG GGCATTTggtgattttgaatttgaagatgTGCGGAAACTTTCGGCGGAGCTTAGTGGGCGCATTCATCCACAA GTTTTATACCCAGTTCTTTGCTCCAAACTAGAGGATGCTGTTGAAAATAAGAATGTAACAAAGATAAAGGCCTGCTTATTTTCAATATGCACATCTCTTgtg GTCAGAGGCTTGGAGTCTCTTTCTCATCCTTCAATAGTTGCAATTAGAAGGATGGTTGAAAAGGTGCTGTTATGGCCTTGTCTAAATACTGATTCAG TTTCAAAAGCACAACATGGATGCATTGATTGTCTTGCACTGATGATATGTGCTGAAGTACAGGCTAAGAGATCAACCAGAGACTCTATGCCAAACAGAATTAGGGTTGGCAAAAAAG GGAGTTCTGTTATAACCTATGTTATGAATCAATTCCTCGATGAAAATATGGAAGCTGCTTCAACTCCTGAGTTAGGATGTGGAAACCCCGGGTTTATAGCTCCCGTTCCTCTGTCCTTTCGTCTGTGCATGGGCAATGTTCTTATCAGTGCTTGCCAGAAGATATCAGAACATTGCAAGGAGTATTTTGCGGCACAAGTTCTGCCTTCCGTCCTTCATTCTCTTGAG TTTGAAACAAAGTCAGAGATTAGAGCAGCATGCATTCAGGTCCTATTTTCTTCTGTCTATCATCTAAGATCTGCAGTTCTTCCTTATGCGTCTGACCTCCTCAAAGTCTCACTACAATCCCTGAGAAGGGAATCAGAGAAG GAAAGGGTGGCAGGTGCAAAGCTATTAGCGTCTCTTATGGCCAGCGAAGATTTGATTTTGGAAAGCATTTCAAGTGGACTATTAGAAGCAAGATTTGTTCTCTCGTCAATTTCTTCATCAGATCCTTCACCTCAGTTACAACAGTTGTGCCGCCAGTTGCTATCATTCATTATTTCTCCATGA
- the LOC112755225 gene encoding zinc finger CCCH domain-containing protein 30 has product MNHLTVETEDSFAGLLELAANNDVDGFKRMIECDPSSVDEVGLWYGRRKGSKQMVNEQRTPLMVAAIYGSIDVMRMILSLSEADINRPSGADKSTALHCAASGGSENAVDAVKLLLAAGADPNSVDANGHRPIDVIVSPPKLESVKNSLEELLQTDDSITGCNLRVITTTFNSYSPPLSTSPENGSPSAPDFQLKLKSSDVPASSVSEKKEYPVDPSLPDIKNSIYSTDEFRMYSFKVRPCSRAYSHDWTECPFVHPGENARRRDPRKYHYSCVPCPDFRKGACRRGDMCEYAHGVFECWLHPAQYRTRLCKDGTSCSRRVCFFAHTAEELRPLYVSTGSAVPSPRSSTSSAMDFAAAMSMLPGSPSSMSVMSPSPFTPPMSPSANGMSHSSVAWPQPNVPALHLPGSNLQSSRLRSSLNARDIPMDDFDMLSDYDQQQQLMNELSCLSPQPMNSNSLNRSGRMKPLTPSNLDDLFSAESSSPRFADPALTSTVFSPTHKSAVFNQFQQQQSLLSPINTNFSSKNVDHHLLQASFGVQASGRMSPRTVEPISPMSSRLSMLAQREKQQQFRSLSSRELGSNSATAAAAASVNSWSKWGSPNGKVDWAVGADELGGGGKLRRSSSFELGNNGEEPDLSWVQSLVKESPTEIKEKLATNVSSAAAAGSLNEGSNMGTQMESVDHAVLGAWLEQMQLDHLVAQQN; this is encoded by the coding sequence ATGAATCACTTGACTGTTGAGACTGAAGATTCTTTTGCTGGCTTGCTTGAGCTTGCAGCCAATAACGATGTGGATGGTTTCAAACGAATGATTGAGTGTGATCCTTCCTCTGTGGATGAGGTTGGGCTGTGGTATGGCCGTCGGAAGGGATCAAAGCAGATGGTCAATGAACAAAGAACACCTTTGATGGTTGCTGCTATCTATGGTAGCATCGATGTTATGAGAATGATTCTTTCACTCTCTGAAGCTGATATCAACCGGCCTAGTGGTGCTGACAAGAGCACTGCCCTTCATTGTGCAGCATCCGGTGGTTCCGAAAATGCTGTGGATGCTGTGAAGCTGCTTCTTGCGGCAggtgctgatccaaattctgtggATGCCAATGGGCATCGCCCCATAGATGTTATTGTTTCTCCTCCTAAGCTTGAGTCTGTCAAAAACAGTCTTGAAGAACTTCTTCAAACTGATGATTCTATTACTGGGTGTAATTTGAGGGTAATCACAACCACATTTAATTCATATTCTCCACCTTTGTCAACTTCACCGGAGAATGGATCCCCTTCTGCACCAGATTTCCAATTGAAGTTAAAGTCAAGTGATGTCCCTGCATCGTCTGTGTCTGAGAAGAAAGAATATCCGGTTGATCCATCCCTTCCGGACATTAAGAACAGTATTTATTCAACCGACGAGTTCCGAATGTATTCATTCAAGGTTCGACCTTGTTCCCGTGCTTATTCCCATGATTGGACTGAATGCCCTTTTGTGCATCCAGGAGAGAATGCTCGGAGAAGGGACCCAAGGAAGTACCATTATAGTTGTGTCCCTTGTCCTGATTTTCGAAAGGGTGCTTGCCGGCGGGGAGATATGTGTGAATATGCTCATGGAGTTTTTGAGTGCTGGCTTCATCCAGCACAATACAGGACTCGTCTTTGCAAGGATGGGACAAGTTGTTCCAGAAGAGTTTGCTTCTTTGCCCACACTGCTGAAGAGCTTCGGCCCTTATATGTTTCAACTGGTTCTGCGGTTCCCTCTCCTCGTTCAAGCACGTCTTCGGCCATGGACTTTGCTGCGGCCATGAGCATGTTGCCTGGCTCTCCTTCTTCGATGTCTGTCATGTCTCCTTCACCATTCACTCCGCCAATGTCACCTTCTGCAAATGGCATGTCGCACTCCTCTGTTGCATGGCCGCAGCCAAATGTTCCAGCCTTGCATCTTCCAGGAAGTAACCTTCAGTCTAGTCGGCTGAGATCTTCTCTCAATGCTAGAGATATCCCTATGGATGACTTTGACATGTTGTCTGATTATGATCAGCAGCAGCAGCTCATGAATGAGTTGTCTTGCCTCTCTCCACAGCCTATGAATTCTAATTCACTAAATCGCTCTGGTCGCATGAAGCCGCTGACTCCGTCAAACCTTGATGATCTTTTTTCTGCTGAGAGTTCTTCTCCTCGTTTTGCCGATCCAGCTCTGACATCAACTGTCTTTTCTCCAACTCACAAATCAGCCGTCTTCAATCAATTTCAGCAGCAGCAAAGCTTGTTGTCACCTATTAATACAAATTTCTCGTCTAAAAatgttgatcatcatttattgCAGGCCTCTTTTGGGGTTCAGGCATCAGGAAGAATGTCTCCGCGAACTGTGGAACCAATTTCTCCAATGAGCTCTAGGCTTTCGATGCTAGCTCAACGCGAGAAGCAGCAACAGTTTCGGAGCCTTAGCTCCCGGGAACTTGGCTCCAACTCTGCTACTGCAGCAGCAGCTGCTTCCGTCAATTCTTGGTCAAAATGGGGATCCCCCAATGGTAAGGTGGATTGGGCAGTAGGTGCTGATGAATTAGGTGGTGGTGGTAAGCTGCGTAGATCTTCGTCATTTGAGCTCGGCAACAATGGGGAGGAGCCTGATTTGTCATGGGTGCAGTCACTCGTCAAGGAATCTCCAACTGAAATTAAAGAGAAGTTGGCCACTAATGTCTCCAGTGCTGCAGCTGCTGGATCCTTGAATGAAGGATCAAATATGGGAACACAAATGGAGTCTGTTGATCATGCCGTATTGGGAGCATGGCTCGAACAGATGCAGCTTGACCATCTTGTGGCACAGCAAAATTAA